One Candidatus Rokuibacteriota bacterium DNA segment encodes these proteins:
- a CDS encoding DUF393 domain-containing protein → MTAAVVIYDGACGLCRHSVDWLERRAVRGRFEFLPCQSPARRARFPRMEERACLEAMQLVLPDGRVLSGAAAIPEILCRLRGWRWFAPVFRLPGVGLLAPPLYRWVARHRHRLSRLAGP, encoded by the coding sequence ATGACCGCCGCGGTCGTGATCTATGACGGCGCCTGCGGCCTTTGCCGGCACAGCGTGGACTGGCTCGAGCGGCGGGCTGTGCGCGGGCGCTTCGAGTTCCTGCCCTGCCAGTCCCCGGCGCGGCGCGCCCGCTTTCCGCGGATGGAGGAGCGCGCCTGCCTGGAGGCGATGCAGCTCGTCCTCCCCGACGGCCGCGTGCTGAGCGGGGCCGCGGCGATCCCCGAGATCCTGTGCCGCCTCCGTGGGTGGCGCTGGTTTGCCCCGGTGTTCAGGCTCCCCGGCGTCGGACTCCTGGCTCCTCCCCTGTACCGGTGGGTGGCGCGCCATCGCCACCGGCTCTCGCGCCTCGCGGGACCCTGA
- a CDS encoding aspartate aminotransferase family protein, translated as MALDPAVLVKDDQDHLIHPLHHPSDHLEPMIYVRGRGAVLTDIQGREYIDGLAGLWNVNVGHGREELARAAAAQMSELAYYSGYSGSSNVPAIQLASKLISLAYPNMQGVFFTSGGAESNESAFKTARFYWKARGKPDKVKIIARTLSYHGVTLQAMSATGMAPYWKMFEPRVPNFVHIPTCYPYRQEGARSGETAGQTAARLLEEAILREGADTVAAFIAEPIHGGGGVLYPTDDYFPLVRQVCDRHSVLFIADEVITGFCRTGRWFALEHWNVRPDILSFAKGVSSGYLPLGGIMVSKTIKETMDSVKPDDRWMHAYTYSGHPTCCAVGLANVAIMERERLWERAAVLGTRLHEGLKAAFGDHPHVGDIRGGKGLLAAVELVEDRGSKAAFAADKKIGNRVIQEMTKRGVITRNRLDNIFFSPPLVITEVQVDRLVSVTREAVKAVTGA; from the coding sequence ATGGCGCTTGACCCGGCGGTGCTCGTCAAGGACGACCAGGACCACCTGATCCACCCGCTGCATCACCCGAGCGATCACCTGGAGCCGATGATCTACGTGCGCGGGCGGGGCGCCGTGCTCACCGACATCCAGGGGCGCGAGTACATCGACGGGCTGGCGGGGCTGTGGAACGTCAACGTGGGCCACGGCCGGGAGGAGCTGGCCCGGGCCGCCGCCGCGCAGATGAGCGAGCTCGCCTACTACTCCGGCTACTCCGGCTCCTCCAACGTGCCCGCCATCCAGCTCGCCTCCAAGCTCATCTCGCTCGCGTACCCCAACATGCAGGGCGTGTTCTTCACCTCGGGCGGCGCCGAGTCCAACGAGTCGGCGTTCAAGACGGCGCGCTTCTACTGGAAGGCCCGAGGCAAGCCCGACAAGGTGAAGATCATCGCCCGCACGCTCTCCTACCACGGCGTCACGCTGCAGGCCATGAGCGCCACGGGCATGGCGCCCTACTGGAAGATGTTCGAGCCGCGCGTGCCGAACTTCGTCCACATCCCCACCTGCTACCCCTACCGCCAGGAGGGCGCGCGTTCCGGGGAGACGGCGGGGCAGACCGCGGCGCGGCTCCTGGAGGAGGCCATCCTCCGCGAGGGCGCCGACACCGTGGCCGCCTTCATCGCCGAGCCCATCCACGGCGGCGGTGGCGTCCTCTACCCGACCGACGACTACTTCCCGCTGGTCCGCCAGGTGTGCGACCGCCACAGCGTGCTGTTCATCGCCGACGAGGTCATCACCGGGTTCTGTCGCACCGGGCGCTGGTTCGCGCTCGAGCACTGGAATGTCCGGCCCGACATCCTCTCTTTCGCCAAGGGCGTCTCCTCCGGCTATCTGCCCCTGGGCGGCATCATGGTCTCCAAGACGATCAAGGAGACCATGGATTCGGTGAAGCCCGACGACCGCTGGATGCACGCCTACACCTACTCGGGGCATCCCACCTGCTGCGCGGTGGGGCTCGCCAACGTGGCGATCATGGAGCGCGAGCGACTCTGGGAGCGCGCCGCCGTCCTGGGCACGCGGCTTCACGAGGGACTCAAGGCCGCATTCGGCGACCACCCGCATGTGGGCGACATCCGCGGCGGCAAGGGGCTGCTGGCCGCCGTCGAGCTGGTGGAGGACCGGGGCAGCAAGGCCGCCTTCGCCGCCGACAAGAAGATCGGTAACCGCGTGATCCAGGAGATGACCAAGCGGGGCGTGATCACCCGTAACCGGCTCGACAACATCTTCTTCTCGCCGCCGCTGGTGATCACGGAGGTCCAGGTGGACCGGCTCGTGTCGGTGACCCGGGAGGCCGTCAAGGCCGTCACCGGAGCGTAG
- a CDS encoding thioredoxin family protein, translating into MAVASPRITAECIEATEFPELSQRYRVMAVPKIVINDRVQFEGALPEGEFLGKVLEAVNGGKKEEG; encoded by the coding sequence ATGGCCGTTGCCTCGCCGAGGATCACCGCCGAGTGCATCGAGGCCACCGAGTTCCCGGAGCTGTCGCAGCGCTACCGCGTGATGGCGGTACCGAAGATCGTCATCAACGACCGCGTCCAGTTCGAGGGAGCGCTGCCGGAGGGAGAGTTCCTCGGCAAGGTCCTCGAGGCCGTGAACGGCGGCAAGAAGGAGGAGGGGTAG
- a CDS encoding gamma-glutamylcyclotransferase, with amino-acid sequence MRGFPLHHLLAGRAQYLGSGSVPARLLDLGSYPGAVADPAGAVRGELYRVPSAALWRALDWAEGPQYDRGGVTVTLDDGQEVPALMYWYRGSPDRGIPIPGGDYRAAGPARSFHRSKRPEEATDGA; translated from the coding sequence ATGCGTGGGTTCCCGCTCCACCATCTCCTCGCCGGCCGCGCGCAGTACCTGGGCTCGGGCTCGGTGCCCGCACGGCTGCTGGACCTCGGGTCCTATCCCGGCGCCGTCGCCGATCCTGCGGGCGCGGTACGGGGCGAGCTGTACCGCGTGCCGTCGGCGGCGCTGTGGAGAGCTCTGGACTGGGCGGAGGGACCTCAGTATGATCGCGGAGGCGTCACCGTGACGCTGGACGACGGCCAGGAGGTGCCGGCGCTCATGTACTGGTACCGCGGGTCGCCGGACCGCGGGATCCCGATCCCTGGCGGCGACTACCGAGCCGCCGGGCCCGCTCGTTCCTTTCACCGGAGCAAGAGACCCGAGGAGGCGACCGATGGCGCTTGA